One window of the Carnobacterium maltaromaticum DSM 20342 genome contains the following:
- a CDS encoding GNAT family N-acetyltransferase, with protein MSLEDQTKQFKMKSVDMQHLEQFNELLRYVFQVTNQDLQEVGYEDDDLVKAKRPVLRKADVIGWFDDEKLISQLAIYPCEVNIRGKIFKMGGLTGVGTYPEYANLGLMHHLMKESLEMMRKNGQWISYLFPYSIPYYRRKGWEIISDKMTFTFKDTQLPKTVPVTGYVERLELDHPDVIAVYDAFARITHGALIRDELAWEEYWRWENEGERIAAVYYDENDEPTGCLFYWIAEDVFHMKEMFYINQEARKGLWNFITAHFSMIDKIEGHLYKNEPIAFILEDSEIVETIQPNFMARIVDVAEFIKEYPFEMVYVPDFHFVVEDPMLEWNQGVFGLSFNEEGSLTLTSEPIGSPVKLDIQTLTTMLMGYRRPSYLARLERIDTDSRTLRSLEQVIPQGEPYFSDYF; from the coding sequence ATGTCATTAGAGGACCAGACAAAACAATTTAAAATGAAGTCAGTCGATATGCAGCATTTAGAACAATTTAATGAACTTTTGCGTTACGTATTTCAAGTGACGAACCAAGATTTACAGGAAGTTGGCTATGAAGATGATGATTTAGTCAAAGCTAAACGACCCGTATTAAGAAAAGCCGATGTCATTGGCTGGTTTGATGATGAAAAATTAATTTCACAACTAGCTATTTATCCTTGCGAAGTAAATATTCGTGGAAAAATTTTTAAAATGGGCGGACTTACTGGTGTGGGAACATATCCTGAATATGCCAATTTGGGTTTAATGCATCATTTAATGAAAGAAAGCTTAGAAATGATGCGCAAAAATGGACAATGGATTTCTTATCTATTCCCCTACTCTATCCCTTATTATCGTCGTAAGGGTTGGGAAATCATTTCAGATAAAATGACCTTTACTTTTAAAGATACGCAACTTCCCAAAACGGTTCCTGTCACAGGTTATGTTGAGAGACTGGAATTAGATCATCCAGATGTGATTGCGGTTTATGATGCTTTCGCGCGTATTACTCATGGTGCTCTTATTCGTGATGAGTTGGCTTGGGAAGAATATTGGCGTTGGGAGAATGAAGGCGAACGAATTGCTGCTGTTTACTATGATGAAAACGACGAGCCGACAGGTTGCCTTTTTTACTGGATTGCAGAAGATGTCTTCCATATGAAAGAAATGTTTTATATTAATCAAGAAGCGCGTAAAGGTCTTTGGAATTTTATCACGGCTCACTTTTCGATGATTGATAAAATTGAAGGACATCTGTACAAGAATGAACCGATTGCTTTTATTTTAGAAGATAGTGAGATTGTAGAGACGATTCAACCTAATTTTATGGCACGAATTGTCGATGTCGCTGAATTTATTAAAGAATATCCATTTGAAATGGTTTATGTTCCTGATTTTCATTTTGTAGTCGAAGATCCGATGCTCGAATGGAATCAAGGAGTATTTGGGCTTTCCTTTAATGAAGAAGGTTCCTTAACCTTAACAAGTGAGCCAATTGGCAGTCCGGTTAAACTTGATATTCAAACTTTAACGACAATGTTAATGGGTTATCGTCGTCCTTCTTATTTAGCTCGTTTGGAGCGAATAGATACAGATAGTCGCACGTTACGAAGTTTGGAGCAAGTGATTCCACAAGGCGAGCCTTATTTTTCAGATTATTTCTGA
- a CDS encoding EndoS/ChiA family endoglycosidase, translating into MTKKANVLLLASLLLFSCLIFPIGAKAESNQQEPIMMAYYRTWRDVTMPHDANSNLPDANVTAMTDIPENLDIVSVFHYVKPGTDQMKFWNTLRDTYVPTLHQRGTQVVRTIDISELLKVPHVGAKPTEAEYDRYADELIATNLTPWNLDGLDVDMESTLTSSQEEMAAGVFKALGKKLGPTSGTGKLLIYDTNKDNHSLYKKVAQYTDYLFLQAYGRNPSLLDKTWDTYKNTISPQQFLPGVSFPEEQDKNRWDDTIEPYETSRAYSYAKWNPKEGPKGGMFVYAIDRDGKKFGDDTITKTDFSWTKRLTDTMKE; encoded by the coding sequence ATGACGAAAAAAGCAAACGTTTTATTATTAGCAAGTCTACTTTTATTCAGTTGCCTTATTTTTCCTATTGGTGCAAAAGCCGAAAGCAACCAACAAGAACCAATCATGATGGCCTATTATCGGACATGGCGCGATGTAACAATGCCACATGATGCCAATTCTAATCTCCCAGATGCAAATGTTACGGCAATGACAGATATTCCAGAAAATCTTGATATTGTCTCAGTCTTTCATTACGTAAAACCAGGTACGGATCAAATGAAATTTTGGAACACACTAAGAGACACCTATGTGCCAACATTGCATCAAAGAGGAACGCAAGTCGTGCGAACTATTGATATTAGCGAACTGTTGAAAGTCCCACATGTGGGAGCCAAACCAACGGAAGCTGAATATGATCGTTATGCAGATGAATTGATTGCCACTAATTTAACACCTTGGAATTTAGATGGACTTGATGTTGATATGGAATCGACTTTAACGAGTAGCCAAGAAGAAATGGCTGCTGGCGTCTTTAAAGCGCTAGGCAAGAAATTAGGACCAACCTCTGGCACAGGAAAATTATTGATTTATGATACAAATAAAGACAACCATTCCTTATATAAAAAAGTTGCCCAATACACTGATTATCTATTCTTACAAGCTTATGGCAGAAATCCTAGTTTATTAGATAAAACCTGGGATACCTATAAAAATACTATTAGCCCGCAACAATTTTTACCAGGAGTTTCATTCCCAGAAGAGCAAGATAAGAATCGTTGGGATGATACAATCGAACCTTACGAAACAAGCAGAGCCTATTCTTATGCAAAATGGAATCCAAAAGAGGGACCAAAAGGTGGCATGTTTGTTTATGCTATTGATCGAGATGGTAAGAAATTTGGTGACGATACAATCACGAAGACCGATTTTAGTTGGACGAAACGTTTGACGGATACAATGAAAGAATAA